One Streptomyces lincolnensis genomic region harbors:
- a CDS encoding MFS transporter, with translation MEAIPAATAHAVPSGHTHAAPKHRWWALAVIGLAQLMVVLDATIVNIALPSAQQDLGFDNNGRQWIVTAYSLAFGSLLLLGGRLADLFGRKTTFIVGLVGFAVASAVGGAANGFTMLVVARAVQGLFGALLAPAALSLLTTTFTEPKERARAFGIFGAIAGSGAAVGLVLGGLLTEYLDWRWTLYVNDVIAVFALIGAVVFLGRSVPTERPKLDIPGVILVSGGLFGIVYGFANAETHDWDNWMTWGFLAAGGVLLVAFFLWQTRAKHPVLPLRVLADRDRAAALSTILISSAGMFGVFLFLTYYLQSTLGYSPVKNGVAFLPMVAALMVMAQLSTNVLIPKIGPKIIVPTGMLVAAGGMVWLTRLGLDSSYAAHVLPPLLLLGAGLGTSMPAAMSYATLGVQAQDQGVASAALNTTQQVGGSISTALLNTLAATAATNYAADHLSDPMVKANAALHSYEVAYWWSAAFFAVGVVITVLLFRAKKQRVAAPQEETGTHTEAPAPATAPTAATATLPAVDSAVIRGQVRDGSGAPVPRTAITLLDGSGRQLARATSHEDGTYGLDTPERGSLVLIGSAPGYQPQVATLSLNGTPVSHDLVFLPSPGGLTGTVRGGDDAALSGALVVATDQHGDVTASTTTDTDGAYRIGDLLPGDYTLSVSAPGHRPTAVPATVSADTTRCDIHLTVAATLRGTVHTPDGRALDDARVTLIDAAGNVVGTRTTSVDGTYAFTDLASDQYTVIASGYPPVATQLTVNGTQEGVDILLTHKEA, from the coding sequence GTGGAAGCCATCCCGGCCGCCACCGCCCACGCCGTGCCGTCCGGGCACACCCACGCCGCACCGAAGCACCGATGGTGGGCCCTGGCCGTGATCGGCCTCGCCCAGCTCATGGTCGTGCTCGACGCCACCATCGTGAACATCGCGTTGCCGTCCGCCCAGCAGGACCTCGGCTTCGACAACAACGGGCGGCAGTGGATCGTCACCGCCTACTCCCTGGCCTTCGGCAGCCTCCTGCTGCTCGGCGGCCGGCTCGCCGACCTCTTCGGCCGCAAGACGACCTTCATCGTCGGCCTCGTCGGCTTCGCCGTCGCCTCCGCGGTCGGCGGCGCGGCCAACGGATTCACCATGCTGGTCGTCGCGCGCGCGGTCCAGGGCCTGTTCGGCGCGCTGCTCGCACCGGCCGCGCTGTCCCTGCTGACCACGACGTTCACCGAACCGAAGGAACGCGCCCGGGCGTTCGGCATCTTCGGCGCCATCGCCGGCTCCGGCGCCGCCGTCGGCCTGGTCCTCGGCGGTCTGCTCACCGAGTACCTCGACTGGCGCTGGACGCTGTACGTCAACGACGTCATCGCGGTCTTCGCGCTGATCGGCGCGGTCGTCTTCCTCGGCCGCTCCGTCCCGACCGAGCGGCCGAAGCTGGACATCCCGGGAGTGATCCTGGTCTCCGGCGGCCTGTTCGGCATCGTCTACGGCTTCGCCAACGCCGAGACGCACGACTGGGACAACTGGATGACCTGGGGCTTCCTGGCCGCCGGTGGTGTCCTGCTGGTGGCGTTCTTCCTCTGGCAGACCCGGGCCAAGCACCCCGTGCTGCCGCTGCGCGTCCTGGCCGACCGCGACCGCGCCGCCGCCCTGTCGACCATCCTCATCTCCTCCGCCGGCATGTTCGGCGTCTTCCTCTTCCTCACCTACTACCTCCAGTCGACGCTGGGCTACTCGCCGGTCAAGAACGGCGTGGCCTTCCTGCCGATGGTGGCCGCGCTGATGGTCATGGCGCAGCTGTCCACCAACGTGCTGATCCCGAAGATCGGCCCCAAGATCATCGTGCCCACCGGCATGCTGGTGGCCGCGGGCGGCATGGTCTGGCTGACCCGCCTCGGCCTGGACAGCAGCTACGCCGCCCACGTGCTGCCGCCGCTGCTGCTGCTCGGCGCGGGACTGGGCACCTCGATGCCCGCGGCGATGAGCTACGCCACCCTGGGGGTGCAGGCGCAGGACCAGGGGGTGGCCTCGGCCGCCCTCAACACCACCCAGCAGGTGGGCGGTTCGATCAGTACGGCGCTGCTGAACACCCTGGCCGCCACCGCGGCCACCAACTACGCCGCGGACCACCTGTCCGACCCGATGGTCAAGGCGAACGCGGCGCTGCACAGTTACGAGGTCGCCTACTGGTGGTCGGCCGCCTTCTTCGCCGTCGGCGTGGTCATCACGGTGCTGCTGTTCCGTGCGAAGAAGCAGAGGGTGGCCGCGCCCCAGGAGGAGACCGGGACGCACACCGAGGCCCCGGCACCGGCGACCGCGCCCACGGCCGCCACCGCCACGCTCCCCGCCGTCGACTCCGCCGTCATCCGCGGCCAGGTCCGCGACGGCTCGGGCGCGCCCGTGCCCCGCACCGCGATCACCCTGCTCGACGGGTCGGGCCGCCAGCTGGCCCGTGCCACCTCACACGAGGACGGCACGTACGGGCTGGACACCCCCGAGCGCGGCAGTCTCGTCCTCATCGGTTCGGCACCCGGCTACCAGCCGCAGGTGGCGACGCTGAGCCTGAACGGCACACCCGTCTCCCACGACCTGGTGTTCCTGCCCAGCCCGGGCGGCCTCACCGGCACGGTGCGCGGCGGGGACGACGCGGCCCTGTCCGGCGCGCTCGTGGTGGCCACCGACCAGCACGGCGACGTGACGGCCTCCACCACCACCGACACGGACGGCGCCTACCGCATCGGCGACCTGCTGCCCGGCGACTACACGCTCAGCGTCAGCGCCCCCGGCCACCGCCCCACCGCCGTCCCCGCCACCGTCTCCGCCGACACCACCCGCTGCGACATCCACCTCACCGTCGCCGCGACCCTGCGGGGCACCGTCCACACCCCGGACGGCCGCGCCCTGGACGACGCCCGAGTCACCCTCATCGACGCGGCCGGCAACGTCGTCGGCACCCGCACCACCAGCGTCGACGGCACCTACGCGTTCACCGACCTCGCCAGCGACCAGTACACGGTGATCGCCAGCGGCTACCCGCCGGTGGCCACGCAGCTCACTGTGAACGGCACGCAGGAGGGCGTGGACATCCTGCTGACCCACAAGGAGGCGTAG
- a CDS encoding peptide-N4-asparagine amidase, with product MTRPAPPLRRTAALLTAALASLALAAGTASADPTVPVEFGTDYHDPVTAAPPISTPHTKSCSVTVAEARFKDFTPYTGTYTPPTGCGTPGRWSKVVLRMDGSVKGRQYDRLGYLDIGGVQVFRTSTPEPSQDGIDWSVEKDVTEYEKTLSGTQSVDMLIGNVVNDTYTGILDVKVTLTFYAPEPGHRTASATPDQVIPLSDGNSVTTGASLTTPRNSERILAEVYATGSGGGCEEFWYSATTPKASYSCQGGDDGPYREVRVSVDGKVAGIASPYPNVWTGGWSPYLWSVIPSPTAFDVRPLTFDLTPFAGLLNDGKAHTVDVTVVGVPAGQSGWSAPTNILVWQDAHRSVVTGAVTSYEKTDPAIGNTFTDGSLRHLVTDGRDGLKVTGYLDTSHGRVTTTVARTLTTAIDHRWTPDENTDDQTGKWTDHQVVVSNGHVTRTDRDYALDGRATIDSANRLRVVMSLADRARLGATRVDDTYHGDATFTLGVAREDRHAVATTSERYRLSAPGRHYDHTLATEQGVLTKDVLR from the coding sequence ATGACAAGACCTGCTCCTCCCCTGCGGCGCACCGCCGCCCTCCTCACCGCCGCTCTCGCCTCGCTGGCCCTCGCGGCGGGCACCGCGTCCGCCGACCCCACGGTTCCCGTCGAGTTCGGGACCGACTACCACGACCCCGTCACCGCCGCCCCGCCGATCAGCACCCCGCACACCAAGTCGTGCTCCGTCACGGTCGCGGAGGCGCGGTTCAAGGACTTCACGCCGTACACGGGGACGTACACGCCACCGACCGGATGCGGGACGCCCGGGCGGTGGTCGAAGGTCGTGCTGCGGATGGACGGCAGCGTGAAGGGGCGGCAGTACGACCGCCTCGGGTATCTGGACATCGGCGGGGTGCAGGTCTTCCGGACCTCCACCCCGGAACCCTCCCAGGACGGCATCGACTGGTCCGTGGAGAAGGACGTCACCGAGTACGAGAAGACGCTGAGCGGCACGCAGTCCGTCGACATGCTGATCGGCAACGTTGTCAACGACACGTACACGGGCATCCTCGACGTCAAGGTGACGCTCACCTTCTACGCCCCCGAGCCCGGCCACCGCACCGCCTCCGCCACCCCCGACCAGGTCATCCCCCTCAGCGACGGCAACAGCGTCACCACCGGCGCCTCCCTGACCACCCCGCGCAATTCCGAGCGCATCCTCGCCGAGGTGTACGCCACCGGGTCGGGCGGCGGCTGCGAGGAGTTCTGGTACTCGGCCACGACCCCGAAGGCGTCGTACTCGTGCCAGGGCGGGGACGACGGGCCGTACCGCGAGGTGCGGGTGAGCGTCGACGGGAAGGTCGCGGGCATCGCGTCCCCTTACCCGAACGTGTGGACCGGCGGCTGGTCGCCCTACCTCTGGTCGGTGATTCCCTCCCCCACCGCCTTCGACGTACGTCCACTCACCTTCGACCTGACCCCCTTCGCCGGACTCCTCAACGACGGCAAGGCGCACACCGTGGACGTGACCGTGGTCGGCGTGCCGGCCGGGCAGAGCGGGTGGAGCGCGCCGACCAACATCCTGGTGTGGCAGGACGCGCACAGGTCGGTGGTGACGGGGGCCGTCACGTCGTACGAGAAGACCGACCCGGCGATCGGCAACACCTTCACCGACGGCTCGTTGCGGCACCTGGTCACCGACGGCAGGGACGGGCTCAAGGTCACCGGCTACCTCGACACCTCCCACGGCCGGGTCACCACGACCGTGGCGCGCACCCTCACCACGGCCATCGACCACCGGTGGACGCCCGACGAGAACACCGACGACCAGACCGGCAAGTGGACCGATCACCAGGTCGTCGTCAGCAACGGGCACGTGACCCGCACCGACCGTGATTACGCCCTTGACGGCCGCGCCACCATCGACAGCGCGAACCGCCTCCGGGTCGTCATGTCCCTCGCCGACCGCGCCCGTCTCGGCGCCACCCGGGTCGACGACACCTACCACGGCGACGCCACCTTCACGCTCGGCGTGGCCCGCGAGGACCGGCACGCGGTGGCCACGACGAGCGAGCGGTACCGCTTGAGCGCGCCCGGCCGGCACTACGACCACACGCTCGCGACCGAGCAGGGGGTGCTGACGAAGGACGTCCTCCGCTGA
- a CDS encoding DUF397 domain-containing protein, whose amino-acid sequence MTVEQLTWFKSSYSDGEGGECLEVAYAWRKSSYSGGEGGECLEVAATPTTIHLRDSKNPTGPHLTLSPTAWSAFLSGEPVGERR is encoded by the coding sequence ATGACTGTCGAGCAGCTCACCTGGTTCAAGTCCAGCTACAGCGACGGCGAGGGCGGCGAGTGCCTCGAAGTCGCCTACGCCTGGCGCAAGTCCAGCTACAGCGGTGGCGAAGGTGGCGAATGCCTGGAAGTCGCCGCAACCCCGACCACCATCCACCTCCGCGACTCCAAGAACCCCACCGGCCCTCACCTCACCCTCTCCCCCACCGCCTGGTCGGCCTTCCTCTCAGGGGAGCCGGTCGGCGAGCGGCGCTAG
- a CDS encoding helix-turn-helix domain-containing protein has protein sequence MGERRPETPAEAEGTTGLFVALGKMVKFLRERKGLTQREFGELVGYGPDAISAMERGVRTLRPEVLLKADELLDAGGLLKEVIPEVEDAMTRSRTRHPEWYRSYAALEAEAVELHFYANFGVPGLLQTEDHARSVFAKRRPFLNEETIEKRVTDRLSRQQVFERYPAPIVSYVLEEVALDRPIGGPRVHADQLRRLLRVGDMQNVEIQVMLTRLDQHPNMDGAFNLLTPKGHGQVAYTEIQGYPRLITESEEVRKIADRYGIMRAMALPPSESRKLIEQKLEEL, from the coding sequence GTGGGTGAGCGGAGGCCGGAGACGCCTGCGGAGGCCGAGGGGACGACGGGACTGTTCGTCGCGCTCGGCAAGATGGTGAAGTTCCTGCGGGAGCGGAAGGGTCTGACGCAGCGGGAGTTCGGGGAGCTGGTGGGGTACGGCCCCGACGCGATCTCGGCGATGGAGCGGGGGGTGCGGACGCTTCGGCCGGAAGTGCTGCTCAAGGCGGATGAACTGCTGGACGCCGGGGGGTTATTGAAGGAGGTCATCCCGGAGGTCGAGGACGCGATGACCCGGTCTCGGACGCGGCATCCCGAGTGGTACCGGAGTTATGCGGCTCTGGAGGCGGAAGCCGTCGAGCTGCACTTCTACGCCAACTTCGGGGTGCCGGGCCTGTTGCAGACCGAGGATCACGCCCGGTCCGTGTTCGCGAAACGGCGACCGTTCCTGAACGAGGAGACGATCGAGAAGCGAGTGACGGACCGACTCTCCCGACAGCAGGTCTTCGAGCGCTACCCGGCACCCATCGTGAGCTATGTCCTCGAAGAGGTCGCACTGGACCGGCCGATCGGTGGGCCGCGCGTTCACGCTGATCAGCTTCGACGCCTCTTGCGGGTCGGCGACATGCAGAACGTCGAGATCCAGGTGATGCTGACCCGTCTGGATCAACACCCCAACATGGACGGAGCGTTCAACCTGCTGACGCCCAAGGGGCATGGACAGGTGGCGTACACCGAGATTCAGGGATACCCCCGGCTCATCACCGAGTCAGAAGAGGTCCGGAAGATCGCCGATCGCTATGGGATCATGCGAGCGATGGCGCTCCCACCCTCGGAGTCCCGGAAGTTGATCGAACAGAAGCTGGAGGAGCTATGA
- a CDS encoding ATP-binding protein, with the protein MNAEISTPTDELTQRLSATPRGARLARRLTAAQLAVWGHPHDSDVNDTAQHLVAELAANAVTHGRVPGRDFELRLLLLLPENTLRIEVSDPRGDRQLRFRTGEDDEHGRGLILVTLLARAWGVAERDVGKTVWAEIDLV; encoded by the coding sequence GTGAACGCCGAGATCTCCACCCCCACCGACGAACTGACCCAGCGTCTGAGCGCCACCCCACGCGGCGCCCGCCTCGCCCGCAGGCTCACCGCCGCGCAGCTCGCCGTATGGGGACACCCCCACGACAGCGACGTGAACGACACCGCCCAGCACCTCGTCGCCGAGCTGGCCGCCAACGCCGTAACGCATGGCCGCGTGCCCGGAAGGGACTTCGAGCTCAGGCTTCTCCTCCTGCTGCCCGAGAACACGCTCCGTATCGAGGTGAGTGATCCGCGCGGGGACAGGCAACTCCGGTTCCGTACGGGGGAGGACGACGAGCACGGGCGCGGGCTGATCCTCGTCACCCTGCTCGCCCGGGCGTGGGGCGTCGCGGAGCGGGACGTCGGCAAGACCGTGTGGGCCGAGATCGACCTCGTTTGA
- a CDS encoding S8 family peptidase, which yields MNNNRRRAALAATVLLSAFSLGSAPAQAADTGASGPAQRVIVVMRDQLTDLPMHTQAAKRGRAAAADQAPVVARLKESGATHVSGMSLINAVSATLKPDAMARIRGDRDVAAVVPDLPIRQPATARDAAAPTTAAPTTAATKNGIGCPKDPAKPLAEPEALSLTHTDAAHRTATGKGVKVAFFAEGMDADNPEFIRTDGSHVVTDTEDFGGDGVSAPTGGGEAFGDASAIAAQGSRTYDLATQLPYAKLPKGCTFRVRGFAPGAELMDLKVYGAHAYTSGFVRAIQYAVEHHADVLSQSFGGNTYPDAATDPVRLADDAAIAAGVTVVASSGDSGTSGTVGSPASDPDVIGVGATTSFRLAAQAYGYRKWTNDNIAALSSGGTTPDNKVVDLVAPGMVGMAACTPGPRWTDCALPTQVFGGTSQSAPFVAGAAADVIQAYADTHGGAKPSPDLVKRILTGTATDLRAPADEQGAGLLNTHAAVQAARAIDTVDRHADQLVPSVGQLSVTGQPSSTRQTSVSLTNTADRPQRVTMTSRTVGTQTFRTQRKVTVGAPLTGDDREGKLAAKPFTVRVPKGTPLLDAEMVWPGTAKSGKLALVLTDPAGRLTQVSYDYDGYGLHSNYQHVDVHDPRPGTWTVKLVWDNGRMHLQDKPLKPGSYRGPVDVRITGHRYTSAGVPTRFRTVPAGGTATFPVRIPFGRTAGDTPFSLQFASDTGTRLSLPVARRTLIPVDPAAGHSTSFAATITGGVGRDVGQTNGYYVDVPPGRRALTIDLAAEDPAATLVYYLVGPDGQILARDTDRTAGEHSVPTKYASLTANRPAAGRWTLIVGLPDAVSGKAFSQRVTGTVRLDAVTATAPGLPNSPSRVLKRGSTLTVPVRVLNSGPAKRSYYLDPRLDTMGEIKVPVWGDDKSGTVQINQGGPAWVVPSHTTEVVATATADRPVDLNIYPWTGAPAVFAPAGPTGTTVATARAGQLASGTWSTDVTDPGPFGDKPAGKGTAKVSVTATTQSFDPAAKASTGEFWNPDADWNPVTAAAGKTATMTLTLTPTAPVGTVVHGTVYVDTDTAFSGVMGSELIGIPYTYTVG from the coding sequence ATGAACAACAACAGAAGAAGAGCCGCGCTCGCGGCCACGGTCCTGCTGAGTGCCTTCTCGCTCGGCAGCGCACCCGCACAGGCGGCCGACACCGGCGCGAGCGGCCCGGCGCAACGCGTCATCGTCGTCATGCGTGACCAGCTCACCGACCTCCCGATGCACACGCAGGCCGCGAAGCGCGGCCGGGCCGCCGCCGCGGACCAGGCGCCCGTGGTGGCACGGCTGAAGGAGAGCGGGGCCACCCACGTCAGCGGGATGAGCCTGATCAACGCCGTCTCCGCCACGCTGAAGCCGGACGCGATGGCGCGGATACGCGGCGACCGGGACGTGGCCGCGGTCGTGCCGGACCTCCCGATACGACAGCCCGCCACGGCCCGGGACGCAGCGGCCCCCACCACCGCGGCCCCCACCACCGCCGCCACCAAGAACGGCATCGGCTGCCCCAAGGACCCCGCCAAACCCCTCGCCGAACCCGAGGCGCTCAGCCTCACCCACACCGACGCCGCGCACCGCACCGCCACCGGCAAAGGCGTGAAGGTCGCGTTCTTCGCCGAGGGCATGGACGCGGACAACCCGGAGTTCATCCGCACCGACGGCAGCCATGTGGTCACCGACACCGAGGACTTCGGCGGGGACGGCGTGAGCGCGCCCACGGGCGGCGGCGAGGCGTTCGGCGACGCCAGTGCCATCGCGGCGCAGGGCAGCCGTACGTACGACCTGGCCACGCAGCTGCCGTACGCCAAGCTGCCGAAGGGCTGCACCTTCCGCGTCCGCGGCTTCGCGCCCGGCGCGGAGCTGATGGACCTGAAGGTGTACGGGGCGCATGCCTACACCTCCGGGTTCGTACGGGCCATTCAGTACGCGGTGGAGCACCACGCGGACGTCCTCAGCCAGTCCTTCGGCGGCAACACCTACCCCGACGCCGCCACCGACCCCGTCCGGCTGGCCGACGACGCCGCCATCGCCGCGGGGGTGACGGTGGTCGCCTCCAGCGGTGACTCCGGCACCTCCGGCACGGTGGGCTCACCGGCCAGCGACCCGGACGTGATCGGCGTCGGCGCGACCACGTCCTTCCGGCTGGCGGCGCAGGCCTACGGCTACCGGAAGTGGACGAACGACAACATCGCCGCGCTGTCCTCCGGCGGGACGACCCCGGACAACAAGGTGGTCGACCTGGTGGCTCCGGGCATGGTCGGCATGGCCGCCTGCACGCCCGGTCCGCGCTGGACCGACTGCGCCCTGCCCACCCAGGTGTTCGGCGGCACCAGCCAGTCGGCGCCGTTCGTGGCCGGCGCGGCGGCCGACGTCATCCAGGCGTACGCGGACACGCACGGCGGAGCCAAGCCCTCCCCGGACCTGGTCAAGCGGATCCTCACCGGTACGGCGACCGACCTGCGCGCCCCCGCCGACGAGCAGGGCGCGGGACTGCTGAACACCCACGCGGCCGTCCAGGCGGCCAGGGCCATCGACACCGTCGACCGGCATGCCGACCAACTGGTGCCCTCTGTCGGTCAGTTGAGCGTCACCGGACAGCCCAGCAGCACCCGGCAGACCTCCGTCTCCCTCACCAACACCGCCGACCGGCCGCAGCGGGTCACGATGACCTCCCGCACCGTCGGCACCCAGACCTTCCGCACCCAGCGCAAGGTCACCGTGGGCGCCCCGCTCACCGGGGACGACCGCGAAGGCAAGCTCGCCGCCAAGCCGTTCACCGTGCGGGTGCCCAAGGGCACCCCGCTGCTGGACGCCGAGATGGTGTGGCCCGGCACCGCCAAGTCCGGCAAGCTCGCGCTGGTCCTGACCGACCCGGCCGGGCGGCTGACCCAGGTCAGCTACGACTACGACGGTTACGGACTGCACAGCAACTACCAGCACGTCGACGTCCACGACCCGCGTCCCGGCACCTGGACCGTCAAGCTGGTCTGGGACAACGGCCGTATGCACCTCCAGGACAAGCCGCTCAAGCCCGGCAGCTACCGCGGCCCCGTCGACGTCCGGATCACCGGGCACCGCTACACCTCGGCCGGGGTGCCCACGCGGTTCCGTACCGTCCCGGCGGGCGGCACCGCGACGTTCCCCGTCCGGATCCCGTTCGGGCGTACGGCCGGTGACACGCCCTTCTCGCTCCAGTTCGCCTCGGACACCGGAACCCGGCTGTCCCTCCCGGTGGCCCGCCGGACGCTGATCCCCGTCGACCCGGCCGCCGGGCACAGCACGTCCTTCGCCGCGACCATCACCGGCGGCGTCGGCCGCGATGTCGGCCAGACCAACGGCTACTACGTCGACGTACCGCCCGGACGGCGCGCCCTGACGATCGACCTCGCGGCCGAGGACCCCGCCGCGACCCTGGTGTACTACCTGGTCGGTCCCGACGGGCAGATCCTGGCCCGGGACACCGACCGGACCGCGGGCGAGCACAGCGTCCCGACGAAGTACGCGAGCCTGACCGCCAACCGCCCGGCCGCCGGCCGGTGGACGCTGATCGTCGGACTGCCCGACGCCGTCAGCGGCAAGGCGTTCAGCCAGCGGGTCACCGGCACGGTCCGCCTCGACGCCGTGACCGCGACGGCACCGGGCCTGCCCAACAGCCCGTCCCGGGTCCTCAAGCGCGGCAGCACGCTCACCGTCCCGGTCCGGGTGCTCAACTCCGGCCCGGCCAAGCGGAGTTACTACCTCGACCCCAGGCTCGACACCATGGGCGAGATCAAGGTCCCCGTGTGGGGCGACGACAAGTCGGGGACGGTGCAGATCAACCAGGGCGGTCCGGCGTGGGTGGTGCCCTCGCACACCACCGAGGTGGTCGCCACGGCCACCGCCGACCGCCCGGTCGACCTGAACATCTACCCCTGGACCGGTGCTCCCGCGGTGTTCGCGCCGGCCGGCCCGACCGGCACCACGGTCGCCACCGCCCGCGCCGGGCAGCTGGCCTCCGGGACGTGGTCCACCGACGTGACCGACCCGGGCCCCTTCGGGGACAAGCCCGCGGGCAAGGGCACCGCGAAGGTCTCCGTCACCGCCACCACCCAGTCCTTCGACCCGGCCGCCAAGGCCTCCACCGGTGAGTTCTGGAACCCCGACGCCGACTGGAACCCCGTCACCGCCGCGGCCGGGAAGACCGCGACGATGACGCTCACCCTGACCCCGACGGCACCCGTCGGCACGGTCGTCCACGGCACGGTCTACGTCGACACCGACACGGCTTTCTCGGGCGTCATGGGCTCGGAACTGATCGGGATCCCGTACACCTACACCGTCGGCTGA
- the kstD gene encoding 3-oxosteroid 1-dehydrogenase gives MTVTRRRVLTAGAGLSVAAGVQHTARAADLPALGTYDVVVIGSGAAGMTAALTAARQGLTTVVLEKAPTFGGSAARSGAGIWIPNNTVIRAAGVPDTPAKAAAYLAAVVGPEVPADRQRAFLGHGPAMLSFVMANSPLRFRWMEGYSDYYPELPGGLPGGRSIEPDQLDGNILGAELARLNPPYLEVPAGLVVFSTDYKWLSLAAVSVRGAAVAAECLARGTRAALLGQAPLTMGQSLAAGLRKGLLDAGVPVRLSTPLTELYVENGTVAGAVTPGGLFRARRGVIVGSGGFEHNAAMREQYQRQPIGTRWTVGAKENTGDGIRAGQRLGADVALMDDAWWGPAIPLPDEPYFCLAERTLPGGLIVNQAGRRFVNEAAPYGDVVHTMYERHPTDPDIPSWLIVDQNYRNRYLLKDIAPTFVLPDDWYGSGAAHKQWTLDALAASIGVPAGALRTTVDRFNSQARQGEDPDFGRGDSAYDHYYTDPSVQPNSCLAPLWLPPYYAFRLVPGDLGTKGGLRTDARARVLRPDGTVIPGLYAAGNASAAVMGHSYAGAGSTIGPAMTFGYIAARDIAGVL, from the coding sequence ATGACCGTCACCCGAAGACGCGTACTCACCGCCGGCGCCGGACTGTCCGTCGCGGCCGGCGTCCAACACACCGCCCGTGCCGCCGACTTACCGGCCCTCGGCACCTACGACGTGGTCGTCATCGGCTCCGGCGCCGCGGGCATGACCGCCGCGCTCACCGCGGCCAGACAGGGCCTGACCACCGTGGTCCTCGAAAAGGCCCCCACCTTCGGCGGATCCGCGGCCCGCTCCGGCGCCGGGATCTGGATCCCCAACAACACCGTCATCCGGGCCGCCGGTGTCCCGGACACCCCTGCGAAGGCGGCCGCCTATCTCGCCGCCGTCGTCGGCCCGGAGGTCCCCGCCGACCGGCAGCGGGCCTTCCTCGGCCACGGCCCCGCGATGCTCTCCTTCGTCATGGCCAACAGCCCTCTCCGCTTCCGCTGGATGGAGGGCTACAGCGACTACTACCCCGAGCTGCCGGGCGGTCTCCCGGGCGGCCGCTCCATCGAACCCGACCAGCTCGACGGCAACATCCTCGGCGCCGAACTCGCCCGGCTGAACCCGCCGTACCTTGAGGTCCCCGCCGGTCTGGTCGTCTTCAGCACCGACTACAAGTGGCTCTCCCTCGCCGCCGTGAGCGTCCGGGGCGCCGCCGTCGCCGCCGAATGCCTGGCGCGCGGCACACGGGCCGCCCTACTCGGGCAGGCCCCGCTGACCATGGGGCAGTCGCTCGCGGCCGGACTGCGCAAGGGACTCCTCGACGCGGGCGTCCCGGTCCGGCTCAGCACCCCGCTCACCGAGTTGTACGTCGAGAACGGCACCGTCGCCGGCGCGGTCACCCCCGGTGGTCTCTTCCGCGCCCGCCGGGGCGTCATCGTCGGCTCGGGCGGCTTCGAGCACAACGCGGCCATGCGGGAGCAGTACCAGCGGCAGCCCATCGGCACGCGGTGGACCGTCGGCGCGAAGGAGAACACCGGGGACGGGATCCGGGCGGGGCAGCGGCTCGGCGCCGACGTCGCGCTGATGGACGACGCCTGGTGGGGGCCCGCGATCCCGCTGCCCGACGAGCCCTACTTCTGCCTCGCCGAACGCACCCTGCCCGGCGGGCTGATCGTCAACCAGGCGGGCCGGCGGTTCGTGAACGAGGCCGCGCCCTACGGCGACGTCGTCCACACCATGTACGAGCGCCACCCCACCGATCCCGACATCCCGTCCTGGCTGATCGTCGACCAGAACTACCGCAACCGGTACCTCTTGAAGGACATCGCGCCGACCTTCGTCCTCCCCGACGACTGGTACGGCTCCGGCGCGGCCCACAAGCAGTGGACGCTCGACGCCCTCGCCGCCTCGATCGGCGTCCCGGCCGGCGCGCTCCGCACCACCGTCGACCGCTTCAACTCCCAGGCCCGGCAGGGCGAGGACCCCGACTTCGGGCGCGGCGACAGCGCCTACGACCACTACTACACGGACCCCTCCGTCCAGCCCAACTCCTGTCTCGCCCCGCTGTGGCTGCCCCCGTACTACGCCTTCCGGCTCGTCCCCGGCGACCTCGGCACCAAGGGCGGCCTGCGCACCGACGCCCGCGCCCGCGTCCTGCGCCCGGACGGCACGGTGATCCCGGGGCTGTACGCCGCCGGGAACGCCAGCGCCGCCGTCATGGGCCACAGTTACGCGGGCGCGGGCTCGACCATCGGCCCGGCGATGACCTTCGGGTACATCGCCGCCCGGGACATCGCCGGGGTGCTCTAG